A genomic window from Chaetodon trifascialis isolate fChaTrf1 chromosome 22, fChaTrf1.hap1, whole genome shotgun sequence includes:
- the dyrk2 gene encoding dual specificity tyrosine-phosphorylation-regulated kinase 2, whose amino-acid sequence MLTKKPGTSVLPTGKVGEPVYSPGHGGSQTTSPVALPRLRNNNHNPLTGGSKAAMSDTVQLSSQSQVHVTQLYEENTNKRPVLTSQPNGLAPLSSTRPGLPLPDRQTSGSEPAHHCRQGSAASNKSTDSKPKPTSMSPEQAMKQFMSKMSSFEHHEVFNYPEVYFVGPNAKKRSGVMGGANNGGYDDDQGSYIHVPHDHISYRYEVLKVIGKGSFGQVVKAFDHKSQTHVALKMVRNEKRFHRQAAEEIRILEHLRKQDKDSSMNVIHMLENFTFRNHICMTFELLSMNLYELIKKNKFQGFSLPLVRKFAHSILQCLDSLHKNRIIHCDLKPENILLKQQGRSGIKVIDFGSSCFEHQRVYTYIQSRFYRAPEVILGSRYGMPIDMWSLGCILAELLTGYPLLPGEDEADQLACIIELLGMPSQKLLDASKRAKNFVSSKGYPRYCTVTTLPDGTTVLNGGRSRRGKVRGPPGSKDWSAALKGCDDPLFLDFLKQCLEWDPALRMTPSQALRHSWLRRRLPKPPAGTTTGEKTSSSKRGTTTTTDGGITSISKLTTTSSTTTSSSSKTRTNLAAITDANGNIQPRTVLPKLVS is encoded by the exons GGAGGCTCCAAAGCCGCCATGTCGGACACCGTCCAGCTGTCGTCGCAGTCGCAGGTCCACGTCACCCAGCTGTACGAGGAGAACACCAACAAGCGTCCAGTCCTGACCTCTCAGCCCAATGGCCTGgctcccctcagctccacccGGCCGGGGCTGCCGCTGCCGGACCGCCAGACCTCAGGCTCGGAGCCCGCCCACCACTGCCGGCAGGGCAGCGCTGCCTCCAACAAGTCGACAGACAGCAAGCCAAAGCCCACCTCCATGTCCCCGGAGCAGGCCATGAAACAGTTCATGTCCAAAATGTCGTCGTTCGAGCACCACGAGGTGTTCAACTACCCTGAGG TGTATTTTGTTGGTCCAAATGCCAAGAAGAGGTCAGGGGTCATGGGCGGAGCCAATAATGGAGGCTACGACGATGATCAGGGATCCTACATCCACGTTCCCCACGACCACATCTCCTACCGCTACGAAGTCCTGAAGGTCATCGGCAAAGGCAGCTTTGGACAG GTGGTGAAGGCCTTCGACCACAAGTCTCAGACCCACGTGGCTCTGAAGATGGTCCGCAACGAGAAGCGCTTCCACAGGCAGGCGGCGGAGGAGATCCGCATCCTGGAGCACCTGAGGAAGCAGGACAAGGACTCGAGCATGAACGTCATCCACATGCTGGAGAACTTCACCTTCCGAAACCACATCTGCATGACCTTCGAGCTGCTCAGCATGAACCTGTACGAGCTCATCAAGAAGAACAAGTTCCAGGGCTTCAGCCTCCCGCTGGTCAGGAAGTTCGCCCACTCCATCCTGCAGTGTCTGGACTCACTGCACAAGAACCGCATCATCCACTGCGACCTCAAGCCCGAGAACATTTTACTCAAGCAGCAGGGACGCAGTGGCATCAAg GTCATAGATTTCGGTTCTAGCTGTTTTGAACATCAGAGAGTTTACACCTACATCCAGTCCAGGTTCTACCGAGCGCCAGAGGTCATTCTAG GCTCCAGGTATGGGATGCCTATCGACATGTGGTCCCTGGGCTGCATCCTGGCTGAGCTGCTGACCGGTTACCCGCTTTTGCCCGGTGAAGACGAAGCCGACCAGCTGGCCTGCATCATTGAACTACTGGGCATGCCCAGCCAGAAGCTCCTTGATGCCTCCAAGAGAGCCAAGAACTTTGTGTCGTCCAAAGGTTACCCGCGGTACTGCACTGTCACCACGCTGCCTGACGGCACCACTGTGCTGAATGGCGGCCGCTCACGACGAGGGAAGGTACGCGGCCCACCGGGCAGCAAAGACTGGAGCGCAGCGCTGAAAGGCTGCGATGACCCTCTGTTCCTAGACTTCCTCAAACAGTGTTTGGAGTGGGACCCGGCTCTCAGGATGACACCCAGCCAGGCGCTCCGCCACTCGTGGCTGAGGAGGCGACTTCCCAAGCCACCAGCAGGAACCACCACGGGGGAAAagacctcctcctccaaacggggcaccaccaccaccaccgacGGCGGCATCACCTCAATCTCCAAactcaccaccacctcctcaaccaccacgtcctcctcctctaaaACTAGGACTAACTTGGCAGCGATCACTGATGCCAACGGAAACATCCAGCCGAGGACGGTTCTGCCCAAGCTGGTCAGCTGA